In Sutterella faecalis, a genomic segment contains:
- a CDS encoding acetylornithine/succinyldiaminopimelate transaminase codes for MTEVTRATYDQVMFPCYKPADLVLVRGRKCRLYDSEGRSYLDFGGGIAVNSLGNAPKTVRKALKKQSARLVHVSNVFANDSTLKFAMEITKVTGFDRVFFTNSGAEANECALKLARRTAVDLYGEKKDEIISFAHSFHGRTFFTVSVGGQDKYSLGFGPRPGAITHLPFNDIKAFEKQISDRTCAVIFEPVQGEGGVLPVDPKFAKRVRELCDKHHALLIMDEVQTGCARSGTFFAYEQIGIQPDIVSTAKGIAGGYPIGCVLTSNDIAAHFKAGTHGSTFGGNPLGCAVGSAVVAKISKPEFMAKVMEKGKLLREELTRVNDELHVFSAVRGMGLLDGCELIPELRSRLGDIQKAALEAGLIILTAGGTTIRLCPPLIIKKKELKEGVAILHRVLLPFAMEAEALKRAEALKAQEEKAQKAVKAPSAKKPAEKAAAEKKTAEKKAAAPKAAPARRVTQKAAQKPAAAAQAKTAAPVKTEAAKPAPAKKAAVKAPAAAKTAAPAPKTTAAKPKAAPAAASKAPAEAPKAAPAAAAPEKVASAPKPAAPAVKPASEVKPAVLKTPA; via the coding sequence ATGACTGAAGTTACGCGCGCGACCTATGATCAGGTCATGTTCCCGTGTTACAAACCCGCAGACCTCGTGCTGGTGCGCGGCAGGAAGTGCCGCCTCTACGACAGCGAAGGCCGCTCATACCTCGATTTCGGCGGCGGCATTGCCGTCAATTCGCTCGGCAACGCGCCGAAGACCGTGCGAAAGGCGCTCAAAAAGCAGAGCGCCCGGCTCGTGCATGTGAGCAACGTTTTTGCGAACGACTCGACGCTCAAGTTTGCGATGGAGATTACGAAGGTGACGGGCTTCGACCGCGTCTTCTTCACGAATTCGGGCGCGGAAGCGAACGAATGCGCTCTGAAGCTCGCCCGCCGCACTGCGGTCGACCTTTACGGCGAAAAGAAGGATGAGATCATTTCCTTCGCGCACAGCTTCCACGGCCGCACGTTCTTTACGGTGAGCGTGGGCGGACAGGACAAGTATTCGCTCGGCTTCGGTCCGCGTCCCGGCGCCATCACGCATCTCCCCTTCAACGACATCAAGGCTTTCGAGAAGCAGATTTCGGACCGTACGTGCGCCGTCATCTTCGAGCCCGTGCAGGGCGAAGGCGGCGTTCTGCCGGTGGATCCGAAGTTCGCGAAGCGCGTGCGCGAGCTCTGCGACAAGCACCATGCGCTTCTCATCATGGACGAGGTCCAGACAGGGTGCGCGCGTTCGGGCACCTTCTTCGCCTATGAGCAGATCGGCATTCAGCCCGACATCGTCTCGACCGCGAAGGGCATTGCCGGCGGCTATCCGATCGGCTGCGTTCTCACGTCGAACGACATCGCCGCGCACTTCAAGGCCGGCACCCACGGCTCGACCTTCGGCGGAAACCCCCTCGGGTGCGCCGTCGGCTCTGCCGTCGTCGCGAAGATCTCGAAGCCCGAATTCATGGCCAAGGTAATGGAGAAGGGCAAGCTCCTTCGCGAGGAGCTCACGCGCGTCAATGATGAACTCCATGTCTTCTCGGCTGTCCGCGGCATGGGGCTCCTCGACGGCTGCGAACTCATCCCCGAACTCCGGTCTCGCCTCGGCGACATCCAGAAGGCGGCGCTCGAAGCGGGCCTCATCATTCTCACGGCCGGCGGCACGACGATCCGCCTCTGCCCGCCCCTCATCATCAAGAAGAAGGAGCTGAAGGAAGGCGTCGCCATTCTGCACCGCGTGCTTTTGCCCTTTGCGATGGAAGCCGAAGCTCTGAAGCGCGCCGAAGCGCTGAAGGCGCAGGAAGAAAAGGCGCAGAAGGCCGTGAAGGCTCCTTCCGCGAAGAAGCCGGCTGAAAAGGCGGCTGCTGAAAAGAAGACGGCGGAAAAGAAGGCGGCAGCGCCCAAGGCTGCCCCGGCCCGCCGCGTGACTCAAAAAGCGGCTCAAAAGCCTGCTGCTGCGGCTCAGGCAAAGACCGCAGCTCCCGTCAAGACTGAAGCCGCCAAGCCGGCTCCGGCTAAGAAGGCTGCGGTGAAGGCGCCTGCTGCTGCGAAGACGGCTGCGCCCGCTCCGAAGACGACAGCCGCAAAGCCGAAGGCCGCTCCTGCCGCAGCGTCCAAGGCGCCGGCTGAGGCACCGAAAGCAGCTCCTGCGGCGGCGGCTCCGGAGAAAGTTGCTTCTGCTCCGAAACCCGCCGCTCCGGCCGTAAAGCCCGCGTCTGAAGTGAAGCCTGCCGTTCTGAAGACTCCGGCCTGA
- a CDS encoding GNAT family N-acetyltransferase: protein MPGVEAAVPQTLIHMIPKERAGEISPLGVMLPEEAQKNFRGTPFEDLYDEAVNLLRNRNITPDELSYLSKALSQILVNRDRAPFFIRQGRLSDVDDVEGLVRYWAQQGENLPRKRADIIRNIDSFAVCVRDGQMVGCASLFVYDSGLAEIRSLGVSPLVQRQGQGRAIVEYLLDRARRLDIAKVFVLTRNPKFFERCGFALTKIEALPEKILKDCENCNKRERCDELAYEFNL from the coding sequence GTGCCGGGCGTTGAGGCTGCCGTTCCGCAGACGCTTATTCACATGATCCCGAAGGAGCGCGCAGGAGAAATTTCCCCGCTCGGCGTCATGCTCCCTGAGGAAGCGCAGAAGAATTTCAGAGGCACGCCCTTTGAAGACCTCTACGACGAGGCGGTGAATCTCCTCAGAAACCGCAACATTACGCCCGACGAGCTTTCCTACCTTTCGAAGGCGCTCAGCCAGATTCTCGTCAACCGCGACCGCGCGCCCTTCTTCATTCGCCAGGGGCGGCTTTCCGACGTCGACGATGTTGAGGGACTCGTGCGCTACTGGGCTCAGCAGGGAGAAAACCTGCCGCGAAAGCGCGCCGACATCATCCGCAATATCGATTCCTTCGCAGTCTGCGTGCGCGACGGTCAGATGGTGGGCTGCGCGAGCCTTTTCGTTTATGACTCGGGTCTCGCGGAGATCCGCTCGCTCGGGGTTTCTCCGCTGGTTCAGCGCCAGGGCCAGGGACGCGCTATTGTTGAGTACCTGCTCGATCGCGCAAGGCGTCTCGATATTGCTAAAGTGTTCGTGCTCACGCGCAATCCGAAGTTTTTCGAGCGCTGCGGCTTTGCACTCACCAAGATCGAAGCGCTGCCGGAAAAAATTCTCAAGGACTGCGAGAATTGCAATAAGCGTGAACGCTGCGACGAGCTCGCCTACGAATTCAACCTCTGA
- the argB gene encoding acetylglutamate kinase, producing the protein MEPTINAAPLVIKLSGKALGAEPELERLFRALRSAGRAFLLVHGGGVAVDRLMTDLGHEVKRVRGLRVSPAEEMPLIAGALAGTCSLQLRGAAVRAGLLPLGLAATDGGMCRVVPEDPELGRVAKTQAGGVEDRGRLLSLLNAGWLPVISSVGLDSEGRLWNINADDAALSVAELLGAPLIFLSDVKGVLDGEKRLIPELTPESTEALIREGIITAGMTVKVHAALSASRATGAPVSIASIFDDAVPELLSVGKFPGTVCRG; encoded by the coding sequence ATGGAGCCGACAATCAACGCTGCACCTCTTGTCATCAAGCTTTCCGGGAAGGCGCTCGGCGCCGAGCCGGAACTTGAACGCCTTTTCCGGGCGCTCAGGAGCGCAGGGCGCGCATTTCTCCTCGTGCACGGCGGCGGCGTAGCCGTCGACCGCCTCATGACGGATCTGGGGCATGAAGTGAAGCGCGTGAGAGGGCTTCGCGTAAGTCCGGCAGAAGAGATGCCGCTGATCGCCGGTGCGCTTGCCGGCACCTGCAGTCTTCAGCTGCGGGGTGCGGCAGTGCGTGCCGGGCTTCTTCCCCTTGGTCTTGCCGCAACGGACGGCGGCATGTGCCGCGTCGTGCCGGAGGACCCGGAACTCGGCCGCGTGGCGAAGACTCAGGCCGGCGGCGTTGAGGATAGGGGGCGGCTTCTTTCGCTCCTCAATGCTGGGTGGCTCCCGGTAATTTCCTCGGTCGGGCTTGATTCTGAAGGACGCCTCTGGAACATCAATGCCGACGATGCCGCGCTCTCAGTCGCGGAACTTCTCGGCGCGCCCCTCATCTTCCTATCCGACGTAAAAGGAGTGCTTGACGGCGAAAAGCGGCTGATTCCGGAGCTCACGCCCGAAAGCACGGAGGCGTTGATCCGCGAGGGCATCATTACGGCCGGCATGACGGTCAAGGTGCATGCGGCCCTATCCGCTTCCCGGGCAACGGGGGCGCCGGTGTCGATTGCTTCCATCTTTGACGACGCGGTTCCTGAACTTTTATCGGTCGGAAAGTTCCCCGGAACCGTCTGCAGAGGTTAA